AGGCCAGGACAACCGCAGCGAGCGACAGCAGAATCAAGGTGGCGGTCAGTCGCATCAGCCAGCGGAACAGGAGTGCCATATAAAGGTTTTTCCCTTTGTTTTCTGTGTTCAGCGGCCTGGCACGATTGCACCCCGCGCCGCCAGTGCTAGGGTAGCGTCAACATATGCCAAGAAAGCACAGGGGAAAAGCACATGGCAAAAGCTGCATTTCTGGGGTTGGGAGTTATGGGCTATCCGATGGCCGGACACCTGCAATCGGCGGGTCACGAGGTGACGGTCTATAACCGCACCGCCGCCAAGGCCGAGGCCTGGGTCAAGGAGCACGGCGGTGCCAGCGCGCCAACTCCGCGCGAGGCGGCTGCGGGCGCGGAATTCGTGATGTCCTGCGTTGGCAACGATGATGACCTGCGCTCGGTCTGCCTGGGGCCGGATGGCGCGTTTGCCGGGATGGCCAAGGGCGGCGTTTTTGTCGATCACACCACGGTCTCTGCCAGCGTCACGCGGGAGCTTTTCGAGGCGGCTGCCGAGCTGGGCATTTCCTTTGTAGATGCGCCGATTTCTGGCGGTCAGGCGGGCGCCGAGAATGGGGTTCTATCGGTGATGTGCGGTGGTGAAGCGGAGGCCTATGCCCGCGCGGAGCCCATCATCGACGCCTATGCCCGTATCTGCCGCCGGATTGGCGACAGCGGCGCCGGCCAGATGACCAAGATGTGCAACCAGATCGCAATCGCCGGGTTGGTGCAGGGGCTCGCGGAATCGCTGCATTTTGCAGAAAAGGCGGGGCTGGATGGCCGCGCCGTGGTCGAGGTAATCAGCCAGGGGGCGGCAGGCAGCTGGCAGATGGCAAACCGTTATGAGACCATGCTGGACGATCATTTCGAACATGGCTTTGCGGTGGACTGGATGCGCAAGGATCTGGGGATCTGTCTGGATGCCGCAGACGAAACCGGAGCCAGCCTGCCGGTGACCGCGCTGGTCGATCAGTTCTACAAGGACGTGCAGAAGATGGGCGGCGGGCGCTGGGATACCTCGTCCCTGTTCAAACGCCTGAAGTCAGCAGGTTAAGAGGAGCCCGTAACTACTTGAAATAAAAGGCGCGCCCGGAATGTGGCGCGCCTTTTTTATCTGCGGCTTCAGCGGAGAAATCAGCTGAGCCGTGTCCGATCAGGGAATGATGCGGGTGTATTTGGTGCCTTCCAGGGTGGCGCCAACACGCAGACCGGCCTGCGCGAAAACGGCCGCCAGGATCGGAGAGGTCAGGGTATTGGTGTCCGCCGCGACAGAGTTGCCATCGTCTTTGATCACATATTCAAGATCAGCGCCGGCTGCCCAACCCGAAGAGCGTCGGAACCCGGCCAGGGCATCGTCCGTCATGAAGAACAGCACATGGGCGTATTGCTGGGCGCCGATCTGCAACCCGGCGTTGCCCTTGACCGTGGAATAGTAATCGACCGTTACGCCATTGATGCGCAGCGCGCCGCGCCCATAGGCGCCGCCAATCAGGAAACCAGCCTCGGTAACCAACGGCATCACCAGCATGCCGGTCGATTTCTCGGCCAGCGTGATGGTGTTGGGGTATCGGCTGTACATCTGGTTGAGGGTGGCATCGACGCGGGCGTCGATAGTGGCGGCATTGTTGTTGCCAACGCCATTGCCACAGGCCGCAACCGCTCCGGTCCCGGCAAGAATGCCAAGAGTGAAGCCGCGGCGCGTCAAGCGGGGGGAAATATGTCTGCTCATGTGAAGTGTTGCCTGTCACGTTGTGGATAAAGGCCGGTTGTTCGGCTCTGGGCAGGATCATAGGCGGAAAAAAGCCCGCTGTCATCTACGACAACAGCGCCGCAGCCCGCCTGAGCGGCTTCCCGCAGGGCGTTCGTGTGGGGCTGGCAGTGTCCGTCGCCGGAAGTGATCCCGGACAGCGGTGGATCAGCCGTTCAGGATCCGTGCGGTTTCAGGCGCGAAATAGGTCAGAATACCGTCACAGCCTGCGCGTTTGAACGCGAGAAGGCTTTCCAGCATGACCTGTTCGCCATTGATCCAGCCAT
This genomic stretch from Phaeobacter gallaeciensis harbors:
- a CDS encoding NAD(P)-dependent oxidoreductase encodes the protein MCQESTGEKHMAKAAFLGLGVMGYPMAGHLQSAGHEVTVYNRTAAKAEAWVKEHGGASAPTPREAAAGAEFVMSCVGNDDDLRSVCLGPDGAFAGMAKGGVFVDHTTVSASVTRELFEAAAELGISFVDAPISGGQAGAENGVLSVMCGGEAEAYARAEPIIDAYARICRRIGDSGAGQMTKMCNQIAIAGLVQGLAESLHFAEKAGLDGRAVVEVISQGAAGSWQMANRYETMLDDHFEHGFAVDWMRKDLGICLDAADETGASLPVTALVDQFYKDVQKMGGGRWDTSSLFKRLKSAG
- a CDS encoding YSC84-related protein, with product MSRHISPRLTRRGFTLGILAGTGAVAACGNGVGNNNAATIDARVDATLNQMYSRYPNTITLAEKSTGMLVMPLVTEAGFLIGGAYGRGALRINGVTVDYYSTVKGNAGLQIGAQQYAHVLFFMTDDALAGFRRSSGWAAGADLEYVIKDDGNSVAADTNTLTSPILAAVFAQAGLRVGATLEGTKYTRIIP